In Quercus lobata isolate SW786 chromosome 12, ValleyOak3.0 Primary Assembly, whole genome shotgun sequence, a genomic segment contains:
- the LOC115972253 gene encoding probable aspartic proteinase GIP1: MFLLPFLVLTFSLVFVLSHQTALLAPITKDHTTHQYTIQAHLKTPLQPTKLLLHLGASFSWLDCYQNYTSSTFSHVPCNSSLCSSLHSLACSNYYSPPGPDPACANDTCALFPENPLTRKATLTNALLDSLALPTTDGSTQLSQLGGLVPDFLFSCSQTSLLQGLAKGVAGLAALGRSNFSLPVQVSRSLSLPRYFALCLSGSRSLPGPVFLGSSGPYFFNSKIDLSKSLIYTPLILNPVGSTVITYYLQPSDEYFIGLTLIKVNGKAVPINASLLTVDENGFGGTKISTVDPYTVLETSIYKAFNDLFVKEALGLNLTVTANTVEPFGVCYAGKDIMSTRVGPAVPTVDLVMQSDDVFWRVFGSNSMVRIERSDADVWCLGFVDGGPHARTSVVIGGHQLEDNLLQFDLESKRLGFSSSILVKGTTCANFNFTSTSSKRIVK; this comes from the coding sequence AtgtttcttcttcctttccttgttctcactttctcacttgttttTGTCCTCTCTCACCAAACAGCTCTACTAGCACCCATTACAAAAGACCACACAACCCACCAATACACCATCCAAGCACACCTCAAAACCCCGCTCCAACCCACCAAGCTACTCCTCCACCTCGGCGCCTCCTTCTCCTGGCTCGACTGCTACCAAAACTACACTTCCTCCACCTTCTCCCACGTCCCCTGCAACTCCTCTCTCTGCTCTTCCCTCCACTCCCTCGCCTGCTCCAACTACTACAGCCCCCCCGGCCCCGACCCCGCCTGCGCCAACGACACCTGCGCCCTCTTCCCCGAAAACCCACTCACTCGCAAAGCCACGCTCACCAACGCGCTCCTCGACTCCCTCGCTCTGCCCACAACCGACGGGTCCACTCAGTTGAGTCAGCTCGGTGGACTCGTCCCCGACTTCCTCTTCTCCTGTTCCCAAACCTCCCTCCTCCAGGGCCTCGCCAAAGGGGTCGCCGGTTTGGCCGCACTGGGCCGGTCCAATTTCTCGCTCCCGGTGCAGGTTAGCAGATCCCTCTCTCTGCCTCGCTATTTTGCGCTTTGCTTGTCTGGTTCGCGGTCTTTACCCGGCCCGGTCTTCTTGGGTTCGAGTGGGCCCTACTTTTTCAACTCCAAAATTGACCTTTCCAAGTCGCTTATTTACACTCCTCTCATTCTCAACCCGGTTGGGAGTACTGTGATCACGTACTATTTACAGCCGTCTGATGAGTATTTCATAGGTTTGACTTTGATCAAAGTCAACGGAAAAGCTGTTCCCATCAATGCCTCGCTCCTGACCGTTGATGAGAACGGTTTTGGTGGGACCAAGATCAGCACCGTTGATCCCTACACGGTGTTAGAGACGTCCATTTACAAAGCTTTTAATGATCTGTTTGTAAAGGAAGCCCTGGGTTTGAACTTAACGGTAACGGCAAATACCGTTGAGCCATTCGGTGTGTGCTATGCTGGAAAAGATATCATGAGTACTCGCGTGGGACCGGCTGTCCCGACCGTCGATCTCGTGATGCAAAGTGATGATGTGTTTTGGAGGGTTTTTGGGTCTAATTCGATGGTTAGGATTGAGAGGAGCGATGCTGACGTGTGGTGTTTGGGGTTTGTGGATGGTGGACCCCATGCAAGAACTTCAGTCGTGATTGGTGGGCATCAATTGGAGGATAATCTTCTACAATTTGATCTTGAATCAAAGAGATTGGGATTTAGCTCATCAATTTTGGTTAAAGGGACCACATGTGCCAACTTTAATTTTACATCGACTTCTAGTAAACGCATAGTCAAATAG